The DNA window GTTGTTTCTTACCTGGGGCATCCTGTGGAGCTTTCCAGAGGTATCATCGACTATCACTAACAAGTGTTGATGTGCTATGTTCATGAGATTTGGAAATTTTCTTCTTTAGTTAGACACTTCTCCTAAGCGCTTACTGTTTCTCCGAGACATTGAAACATGACATAATTTTGGGGTTTAAAACCATTGTCTAAATAGGAAATATGGATTATATGATTTGATTTTTATATGAGGACAGGACACTAGGTAGTTTGTCTGTTTTATATCTGGTTGTGGATCAAGTAAATAATGGTGATGATTGTACAAGTTACTAAATGGCATAACTACTGGTACTGATATGCAAATGCAGTGCCTTTACTTTTGCATCCCTAGTTTTCTGTTAGTTGCATACTTGTAGTGTAGCTTAACACCTGGTTTCTTGACATATATATTGATTGACCCCTTTGTACATTTGTCTTGCAGACACATTCACATATCCTTGTTACTTCCTTGGTCATAAGCTGGTCCATCACTGAGGTATATTtccaatatttaaaatattgtgAATTTGATAGCATAACGTGATGGAAATATTTGTGGTTCCTTGCAGATCATTAGATATTCCTTCTTTGGCATGAAGGAGGCATTCGGATTTGCTCCTTCCTGGCTCTTATGGCTGAGGTTAGTAAAGAAgatatatcattatttaggaCAAATTTAGAGggaatgattttctttttctttcataactttttttcttaaacCTGATGCTGATTTTGTACAGGTATAGCACCTTTATGGTATTGTATCCTACTGGTATCAGCAGTGAGGTCGGTTTAATCTACATTGCCTTGCCTTACATGAAGGTAACAAGAATGAACTTCAGAAATGAAGATCTCCACGTTGTTCATTGCATAATGCATAATGCGTAATTTAACTGCTCCTTTCTTGTGACTGCTATGCAGGCATCAGAGAAATACTGCCTTAGGATGCCCAACAAATGGAACTTTTCCTTTGATTTCTTCTATGCATCCATCCTTTCTCTCGCCGTCTACGTGCCCGGTATCCCCTCCTGCCTTGCAGTCATCCTTTATTCagtggttgaaattaaaactaGAATTGCAATGTTGTTTTTTAGTAGCTGGGATTAAGATAGGATCTGACAAGAACACTGCGTTGCAGGATCGCCTCACATGTTCACCTACATGCTTGCCCAACGGAAGAAGGCATTGGCAAAGGCTAAGGCTGCATAATGGTGATGCTCAAGAGCTTTCTTGAATTTT is part of the Oryza glaberrima chromosome 4, OglaRS2, whole genome shotgun sequence genome and encodes:
- the LOC127769494 gene encoding very-long-chain (3R)-3-hydroxyacyl-CoA dehydratase PASTICCINO 2A isoform X1, with the protein product MAGVGSAVRRLYLSVYNWAVFFGWAQVLYYAVTTLLESGHEAVYAAVERPLQFAQTAAFLEILHGLVGLVRSPVSATLPQIGSRLFLTWGILWSFPETHSHILVTSLVISWSITEIIRYSFFGMKEAFGFAPSWLLWLRYSTFMVLYPTGISSEVGLIYIALPYMKASEKYCLRMPNKWNFSFDFFYASILSLAVYVPGSPHMFTYMLAQRKKALAKAKAA
- the LOC127769494 gene encoding very-long-chain (3R)-3-hydroxyacyl-CoA dehydratase PASTICCINO 2A isoform X2; amino-acid sequence: MAGVGSAVRRLYLSVYNWAVFFGWAQVLYYAVTTLLESGHEAVYAAVERPLQFAQTAAFLEILHGLVGLVRSPVSATLPQIGSRLFLTWGILWSFPETHSHILVTSLVISWSITEIIRYSFFGMKEAFGFAPSWLLWLSTFMVLYPTGISSEVGLIYIALPYMKASEKYCLRMPNKWNFSFDFFYASILSLAVYVPGSPHMFTYMLAQRKKALAKAKAA